Proteins from a genomic interval of Trifolium pratense cultivar HEN17-A07 linkage group LG6, ARS_RC_1.1, whole genome shotgun sequence:
- the LOC123893111 gene encoding protein SULFUR DEFICIENCY-INDUCED 1-like translates to MEGISFLKKSSKGKKDDLYHVIHKVPYGDSPYVKAKHAQLVDKDPEVAIVYFWKAINVGDKVDSALKDMAVVMKQLDRAEEAIEAIKSFRGLCSKHSQESLDNVLLDLYKKCGRIEEQIELLKRKLRLIYQGEAFNGRTTKTARSHGKKFQVSIKQETARLLGNLGWAYMQKTNYMMAEVVFKKAQMIDADANKALNLALCLMRQSRYEEAYLILEQVLQGKLPGSDEIKSKNRAEELVVELSANLPQPLFMDDLGLDDDLVKGIDGLLNIWSPTRSRRLPIFEEISSFRDQLAC, encoded by the exons ATGGAAGGAATTAGTTTCTTGAAGAAAAGTTCTAAGGGAAAGAAAGATGACCTTTATCATGTTATTCATAAGGTTCCTTATGGTGATAGTCCTTATGTTAAAGCCAAACATGCTCAG TTGGTGGATAAAGATCCAGAAGTTGCAATAGTGTATTTTTGGAAAGCAATTAATGTTGGAGACAAAGTGGATAGTGCTTTGAAGGATATGGCTGTTGTCATGAAACAATTAGATAGAGCTGAAGAAGCTATTGAAGCAATCAAATCTTTTAGAGGTCTTTGCTCTAAACATTCTCAAGAATCACTTGATAATGTGCTTCTTGATCTTTACAAG AAATGTGGAAGAATAGAAGAGCAAATTGAATTATTGAAAAGAAAGCTAAGACTTATCTACCAAGGTGAGGCCTTTAATGGAAGGACGACAAAGACTGCTCGTTCTCATGGCAAAAAGTTCCAAGTTTCAATCAAGCAAGAAACTGCAAGATTATTG GGAAACTTGGGCTGGGCCTACATGCAAAAAACAAACTACATGATGGCTGAAGTGGTTTTCAAAAAAGCCCAAATGATAGATGCTGATGCCAATAAAGCTTTGAACTTAGCCTTATGCTTAATGAGACAATCTCGTTATGAAGAAGCTTATTTAATTCTTGAACAAGTTTTACAAGGAAAGTTACCAGGTTCTGATGaaataaaatccaaaaatagAGCTGAGGAATTAGTTGTGGAATTAAGTGCTAATTTGCCACAACCTTTGTTTATGGATGATTTGGGCCTTGATGATGATCTTGTGAAAGGAATTGATGgattattaaatatttggaGTCCAACTAGATCAAGAAGACTTCCAATCTTTGAGGAAATTTCTTCTTTTAGAGATCAATTAGCATGTTAA